The Muribaculum intestinale genome includes the window CGTACGACTTGCCACACGCCACAGGGTTACGTTTACCCCTCTGCCAAAGACTCAGGCCGTAAAGCGCGATCTCGCTCTGCTTCTCGACAAGTCGGTGACTATGGCGCAGGTCGAGAAAACCGTGCGCGACAGCGAGCGTAAACTTCTGCGCGATGTCGCACTCTTCGACGTATACGAGGGTAAGAATCTTGAGCCCGGCAAGAAGAGCTATGCAATAACCGTCACTCTGCAGGACAACGAAAAGACTCTTCAGGACAAGCAGATTGATGCCGTAATGCAGAAAATTGTCACCAACCTCACCAAGCAGTTCGGCGCGTCGCTCCGATAAGACACCATTAATAAATAATATAATTAACAACATACACCTACTATGGGAAGAGCTTTTGAATACCGCAAAGCAAGAAAACTGAAACGCTGGGGCAATATGTCGCGTACATTTACCCGCATAGGCAAGGAAATCACCATCGCTGCCAAGGCCGGCGGGCCCGATCCATCCACCAATCCGCGTCTGCGCGCGCTCATGCAGAACGCCAAGGCCGCCAATATGCCCAAGGACACTGTAGAACGCGCTATCAAGAAGGCTACCGACAAGGATGCCGGCGACTACAAGGAAATAACATATGAAGGATACGGCCCCCACGGTATCGCCATATTCGTAGAGGCAGCTACCGACAACAATACCCGTACCGTGGCCAACGTACGCTCATACTTTACCAAGCATGGCGGCAGCCTCGGCACACAGGGCTCGCTTACTTTCCTTTTCGACCATAAGAGCGTATTCAAGATTAAGCCCAAAGAGGGTGTCGGCCTTGAGGATCTTGAGCTTGAGCTCATCGACTATGGTGTAGACGAACTTGAGGATATTGTCGATGACGAGACCGGCGACGAGCAGGTAATCCTCTATGGAGCGTTTGAGGAATATGCCAACATCCAGAAGTATCTTGAGGACAATGGATTTGAAATCATATCATCGGAGTTTGAGCGTATCCCCAACGACCTTAAGGATGTAACCCCCGAGCAGCGTGCGGCTATCGAGAAACTGCTTGAACGCATTGAGGAGGACGAGGATGTACAGAATGTATTCCACAACATGCGCGAGGAGGCCGAATAAGCCGATACTGACCGAATAAACAGAGAATTAGCCATACATCGGATGACAGCATGCATGCTACCTGCCTGCCGCTGTCATCCTTTATTATAGATATACATGCATAACAGTATTGACAGGAATATGGAGTTTGATATTGACGACATGCGCGAGTTTCTTGAGCGAGAGGCCGCGTTGATCAACCGGCCGGAATTTATCAGCGACGACCCGGTGCAGTTTCCCCGTCGCTTTGAGTCGCTTGCCGATATAGAGATCGTGGCCCTCCTTTCCTCGGCCATAGCTTGGGGCAACCGCAAGATGATATGCCGCGACGCCGACCGCATGCTTGCCCTGATGGAGCATCAGCCTTACAGATATATGATGGAGCGAGGCTACGAGGATCTTGACCCGGATATGAATATACATCGTACTTTTTTTGCACGCAATCTTTCCAACTTCCTGTCGGGTATACGCGGCATATATGTGCGTCATGGTTCGTTGGCCGATTTCGCCCGCGCCCACAGGGTAGGGGAGGACGTGGCGCCGGCGTGGCGGCTTGTCGAACTCGTCAACGCCGAGCTCGACAAGGCTACTGATGGAATACACGACTCACGCTGTCTCCCCGGCAATCTTGCAGTTACTGCGCTAAAGCGTGTCAACATGGCTCTGCGATGGCTTGTGCGCGACGACGGCATCGTCGACATGGGCGTATGGAAAGGCGTCATTGACAAATCGCGTCTATACATACCCCTTGATGTGCATGTGGGCAACACGGCCCGATCGCTCGGACTTCTTGAACGTCGAGGCAACGACCGACGTGCCGTAGAGCAGCTTACCGGCGTGCTGCGCACTATGCGTCCCGCCGATCCGGTCTACTATGATTATGCCCTATTTGGCATAGGAGTTACCGGCAAGCAGCTTGACTGACATAAGAGCATGTTAAGAAACTGTTTAAAATTCATATTACTATGCTTTTGAGAGTCTTGTCGGTGTCTTTTCGCTTATTCTTCGGTCATGTAGCTGCGGCTACACTCCCTCATCACAAGCAAAAATCCATCAGACAATCCTTCTCAAAATCGGTATCATATAAATTTAAACAGTTTCTTAAAAATTGACTATATTTTTTAAACATGCTCTTAGTATATACAAATCATTGAATTATTTGGCGTCAATTATTTAACTATGGTTGCATATACGGAATGATTGTTGTAAATTTGTAAAAATAGTGAATAACATTATACCAATCGGTGCAAATTATATAAATAAATCACATTTATTGTATGAAAAAAGTTTACCACAAGTTTATGTCGCTCTTAGTCGTGCTGGTTGCAGCGCTACAGGCCAATGCCGGCACATGGAGCTACGACTGGCCCATATCGGCTACAAAAGATAAGGAAGCCGGATTCTATAATTTGGGCAGTGATAAGACTCTTACTACACAGACTCGTATCTTGAAGGAGCGTGAATGGACTATTAATGTGCCGGAAGGATGTTATCTTGGGTTCACTACTACATCCGGACAAATAGTAGGTAAAGTTGAGAGTGGAGTTCTCCCTGTTGATGGGTTCAATCTTGTTTCCGGCTCTTTTGAGGGGAAAATCAAGCGAGTGTCTGTTCAATCAAGAGTTGTGGCTTCCGTAGCGGAAGTGACTGTCAGTGTCAATGGCAAAGCGTATACCGCATCAGAAACACCGTCTTCTATCGCAGGGGATAAGCTGGTTGAGCACACATTTACCTCCGATGATATCCAGGAGGGTGAGATAAAGATGGAGTTCTCGCAGACCGGAGCGTCAAAACCATTCTACATAAAAAAAATCGAAGTAGAATGGGAGGAAGAGGCACCCGCGTTTGAGGCACCCGTACTATCGGTGGCCGCAGGCACTTACGATGAGGCCCAGACTGTCAGCATCACTGCTCCGGAAGGATGTGAGATTGTGTATACTACCGACGGAAGCAATCCGCGTGCATCTGAGACTGCGATTATATACAGCGCTCCGTTCACTGTCGCCGAAACCACTACTGTAAAGGCGGTTGCCCGCAAGGAGGGCGTTTACGGAGCTGTTGCTACAGTGCAGTATGTAATTCGCAAGGATCCCGGTATCAGCTTTGAGAAGAGCGAGCTTACCGTAGAGTGGCCCGACGATGCCGCCGGTGTTTATCTCAACAATCCCAATCGTGTGAGTGTCAGCTACCAATGTGACGACAATGCTGTGGCTTATGTCGACAAGACCGGCTGGATAACAACTGTAGAGAAAGGCGAGACTACCGTTCGCGCCATCTTTACAGGTGATGACACTTATTATCCGGCTGAGGCTTCCTACAGACTTTATGTAGTGGCCAAGCCTCCGATGGATGCGCCGGCGATTACTCCCGACGGAGGTGTATTTGATGAGGAAGTGACTGTTACTTTCACAGCCACCGACGAGCGTGCCCGTACTATATGGTATGTAATAGGAGACGCAGAGCCTGAAGTCGACCAGTGGGGACTGCTCCAGGAATTTGAAATCAACCATGAACCCGCTATGACCAAGACATTTACAGAGAGCACCACTATATGGGTGCAGGCTGTAGGTGATAACATATGGAGCGATGTGAAGAAAGCAACGTTTACTGTAAATCAGAAGCTGGCTGCGAAATTCACTGCCGCACAGACCGAGGTAAGCGTAGCCTCATGGCATTTTGACTCCGAGGATGAAATGTCGGACTGGACAGTGACCAAAGACACCCAATGGACAATGACTGCAAGCGATTACAGCTATACCGTGCCGGCGTTTACTTCGGTAAATCCGTCAAGCAAGTATTCTCTGTATCATCCATATGACCGCAACTATGTGTCGGATGCCGCATATACTCCCGAGATGGTTATTCCCGAGAACGCCAAGGTGCGTTTCTGGGCTGTGTTCAATCCAGTGTGGATATACGACGCCAACCTTCAGCTCATAGTTGTTGAGGGCGGAAGCAACGGGACTGTCGTATGGGATGCATTCCGCGTATCGCAGGAGGCTGCTATTGATGATGCAAAATGGACACAATATACTGTAGACCTGTCGGCTTTTGCCGGAAAGACCGTAGAACTCGCATTCCTTTATCAGGGCACATATGGCGAGGCCGTGATGATTGATGACATGGAAATCGTCACAGCCAATACCGGCGATGATGCTGTGGCATCAATTGTCACAGGCGAGCAGATTGACTTTGTAGACCTTTCGAGAGGTTATCCGGTGGCTTGGGAATGGAGTTTCCCGGGTGCCGAGACTGAGACCTCTGTGGAGCAGAATCCTACTGTTGTTTACAGCAATGCCGGCAGCTATGATGTGACCCTCACAGTCACCAACGAGAAAGGTGAGAAGAATACTGTCACCCGCAAGAACTTTATCAACGTGCGTGGCATTCCTCCGACGGCAGTAATCGGTGTGCCTGCTCAGGCTTACTATTCTCCTGAGGCCGCATTGGTGGTGCCCGTGGGTGTCGACCTTACATTCACCGACCTTACAGAAGGAAAGGTTGACAGCCGCGAATGGAAGATAGAGGGGGCCGACATCACAACCTCAGCCGACAAAGAGGTGACATTCCGCTATACACAGGCCGGTGTCTACGATCTCGACCTTACCGTAAAAAATTCGGTAGGAGAGTCCACCACATATCTCTATCAGATAAAGGCCGGGCAGGAGGCTAACGTATGGAACATCGCCGCATCAGAGAATCCCGACCTTACCAGTATCGCTCTTGGATGGTACGGATATTATGGTGGCACCAACTGGCTTGACATGCCGGCGTTTGCCGAGAAGTTTGCCAAGCCTCTCGCTCCGGCCGAGATATCATCGGTAAATGTCTACTTCGCCAAGGCTACTGTAGCGTCGGCTGATGCTCCGGTAGTTGTTTCAATAGCCAAGGCCGAGGACGGTCTGCCCGGTGAGGTCATCGCAACTTCACAGCTTAAGGCTTCGGAACTTGTCGACGCCTCTGAGACATACAATGATCCTACAGTGTTCATGTTTGAGTCTCCCGTACGTGTCGAGACTGAATTCTTTATTACCATCGGTGAATTCCCCAATGAGGATGGCGACGATATCGCCATGTATCTTGCACGCCGCAATATGGGCGACCGCAATACAGCTTTCCATCAGCTTGAGGTACTTGACGACAGCTACCGTCCCACCGGAGAGCGCGAATGGGTTGAAAACACCGACGAGGGTGGTATTTCATTTGCCATCTCGCCGCGACTCACCTACATCGGCGGTACATCGGGCATAGATTCTGTCGATGGAGCTTATGACCCTGAGGCTCCTGCCGAGTACTACAATCTGCAGGGTATCCGCATACCCTCCGACCGTGTGGTGCCGGGTATATATGTAGTGCGCCAGGGCGGCACTACAAGAAAGGTACTTGTGAAGTAACGCCAACACTTGGTTCTTGAATACGACGCGCCGCAGTCCGGTCATGGGTTGCGGCGCGTCTCGCATCTTTTTGGCTCGGTTTTTGTTATCTCTTTTGATGGGACTATTGTGCGGCAGCTGATATTCTGCCTTGGCATATCTCCCGCAAACTACGAAATCATACATATGGCTACAACACCACAACAATATATCCAACGTATTGACAGCTGCATAGGCGAACGCAGACTCAGGGATGCCTTTGTACAGTTACGCGCTTTGGCTGCTCTTGCCTCCGACTGGCGCATCACCGAGGATATCGACCGTCTGGAACAGACCTACCGGATGATGCTTGATTATGCGGCAAACGGGCAGTCGGACCCTGGACGTGACGACCTTTACACCTCGATAGTGGCAGGGATACGCTGTATAGCAGACCGTGCGCGCTATCGTATTGAGCGACGCGATTCACCGACTATGTATTACTCGACATTGCGGTATGAGGCTCTTCAGAAGGGTGACACCATGCAGGGGCTGCTTGACCGTTATCTGTCGCTGTCCGACCGTCATTCGGCGTTTAATGCCATACTCGGTAGAGGGGAGGCTGACAAAAAGTCAGATGCCAGGGAGCGTGAGTCTTTGGAGCGGCGTATTTTCATGCGGCTGTGGGTCGCATTCCCGATGTCGGCCGAACTTTCCTCTCAGCTTAAGGATGTATTTGTATCTGCCGCCTATAGCGATGATTTCAAGTCGTTGCTCATTTCATCCCTGCTGCTCGGACTCCTTGAGCATTACGACGAGCGACGTCTGATGCTCTTGCTTGACGTGTATGCATCCAGCCCCTCGGGACGCCTTGCCATGCAGGCTCTGTGCGGAGCTCTCATGGCCATGTATATATGTCGGAAATCAGTTGATGTGACACGTCTGAAACCACGGATAGAAGCTCTCCGCGACACCACTGTTTGGACGTCCGATGTGCAAAAGGTATTCATGCAGTTTATACGCTCGCGCGATACCGACAGAGTATCACATACTATTAATGACGATCTCATACCTCGTCTTAAGAAGTTGCGTCCCGATATGCTTAAACTCGACATGGATGCATCGTCGATTGACGACCTGCAGGAATTGTTGTCGGACAATCCGGAATGGAACGACATGCTCCGCGACAGCGGGGTGGCCGACAAACTCAAGGAACTGATGAAGATGCAGGAGGAGGGTGCCGACGTGATGATGCCTACGTTTGCCCAGTTGAAGACTTTCCCCTTTTTCCACGAACCGGCCAACTGGTTTATGCCTTTCCGTGCCGACCACACATCGATAACCGACGCTCTCGGCGATGAGGCTGCGAAAATCGGTGGTCTGATTGCCGCCGCACCGTTTCTGTGTGACGGCGACAAGTATTCGTTCTGTCTGGCACTGGCTGTAGCTCCGCAGGCTCAGCGGCGTATGATGTTGTCGCAGATAAATCCCGAGGTGCTTTCCGAACTGGAGATGCGCCAGGCCACTCTTGATGCGTCCGGCGATGCTTCGGCTCGCGACACTGCCGCCGGCAAATATGTGCAGGGGTTATATCGATTCTTCAAGCTGTTTCGGCGCAAGGGGGAGTTTGCCGATCCGTTTGCCCGTCCGCTCAATCTGCTTGCATTGCCGTTGCTTGAGAAAGATCTACATTCGCCCGAGACACTGAGTGCGGTGGGCGAGTTTTACTTCCAGCGCGGATATTATGAGGATGCAGCAGAAGTGTTGGAGATGCGTGTCGGCTCAGGCCCTGTCGATGCCCAGATGTTTCAGAAACTTGGCTATGCCTATCAGCAGACCGGTAGGCTGGATGAGGCTCTCCGCAATTATTCGCAGGCCGAGCTGCTCAATGCCGATAGCCTGTGGACACGTCGCCGGCTTGGCGCCGTGTGCCGTCTGCTCGGTCGCACGGAGGAAGCCCTCGAGCATTTCCGCATTGCCGAGAAGGCCCGTCCCGACGATGCCTCGATTGCGCTCAACATCGGACACTGTCTTGTGGAGCTCGGTCGCCACAAGGAGGCCCTCAACTATTTCTTCAAGGCAGAATTCATGGGTAAGAAACCGGAGCGTGCGGTGCGTCCTTTGGCCTGGGCACTGCTCCTTACGGGCGACACTGCCCGTGCCCGTGAATATTATTCGCGCCTCATCGCTTCACTGCCCACCTATGCCGACTATCTCAATGCCGGATACGCTGCCATGCTCGACAATGACATGCCCGAGGCTATCAGGCTTTTCTCTATGTCGGCCGACAGTTTCGACGGCGATTTTACCGGATGGCTCGACCGTTTCCGCTCCTCGCTTCCCTCTCTCTACCCCCTTGGCTTCGACCCGCTGCTTCCGCCTCTCATTGTTGACACACTCCTCTACCGTCATTCGTAATTTCGGGAGACATTGCAGAATTAAAATAAATTTTCTACGTTAGATAATAAAAACGGGGCATGAGTGTCCCGTTTTTTATTATCTTTGCATAGTTTACCGTTAATGAAAGATATATATATAATATAATGTTCAGCAAAGAAACATATACAGAACGGCGCCGCAGACTTGCCGAAAAGGTGGGCGGCGGGCTGATACTGCTGCTTGGCAATGATGAGTCGGGCCGCAATTTCGAGGATGCGCCTTATCCTTATCGTCAGGATTCGACATTTCTCTATTATTTCGGACTACCATATGCAGGGCTTAACGCAGTAATCGATGCCGACAGCGGCGAGTCGATACTGTTTGGCGATGAGCTGTCGATTGACCATATAGTGTGGATGGGAACACAGCCTACGCTCCATGAGAAGGCCCATAATGTGGGTGTGGAGCATGTAATGACTTCCGACAGTCTGCGCGGTGTGCTTGACGCTGCGCGCAAGGCCGGGCGGACGATACATACGCTGCCGGAATACCGGTCGGAGCATACATTAAAGCTGTGGCGTCTGCTCGACCTTAAGCCCGGTGACCATAAGGCGTCGGTAGACCTTATACGTGCCATAGTGGATCAGCGTAACCATAAGAGCGATGAGGAAATCGAGGAGATAGAACGTGCCTGCAATGTGACCGCCGACATGCATATCGAGGCTATACGCTGTGTGCGCCCCGGCATGTATGAGTATGAGGTGATGGCAGCGCTTGAGAGAGTGGCTGCAGCCAACAATTGTACGCTGTCGTTCAACACCATATGTACCATCAACGGGCAGACTCTGCATAATCCCTATCATGGTAATCTGATAAAGCCCGGCGACATGGTGCTGGTGGATGCCGGCGCCGAGACCCAGATGGGCTATGCCGGAGATATGACTTCGACCATACCGGCCGACCGCAGGTTTACCCCGCGTCAGAAAGCGGTGTACGACGTGCAGGTGGCCGCACATCAGGCTGCGGTGGAGATGCTGCGTCCTGGAGTGCCGTTTATCGATGTACACAACCGTGCGGCTGAGGTCGTGGCGCAGGGGATGAGAGAGCTTGGAATGCTGAGTTGTTCTGCGCAGGATGCCGTTGAAAGCGGTGCATATGCGCTGTTTTTCCAGACCGGTCTCGGGCATCTTATGGGACTTGACGATCATGATATGGAAAATCTCGGCGAGGTGTGGGTAGGCTACGACGGAAAGCCGAAGTCGACACAGTTTGGCCGCAAGTCGTTGCGTCTGGCTCGTCCGCTTGAGCCTGGCATGGTGCATACCATCGAGCCCGGGGTATATTTTATTCCTGAACTTATCGACCTCTGGAAGAAGGAGGGCCGGTTTGCCGACCAGATAGTCTACTCCGAGGTAGAGAAATGGCGCGACTGGGGCGGTGTGCGAAACGAGGAGGATTTCCTCATTACCGATACCGGTGCCCGCCGTCTTGGCAAGAAAATCCCTCTTACAACCGATGAGGTCGAGGCGATGAGATAAATTTGACACTCTCTTAGGCTCTGTTCCCCGGTGTTGACAGATACTGGGGAGCGGGAGTTTAAGAGCTTGTTTAATAATAAATGTTGCCGTTAGGGTCGTATAGCTTGAGTCGATTTTCGACATGTGACGAAGGAGTGTACTTTATGTACATGACTGAGGAGCAAGGCGAAAAGCTGCCAAGATATACGAGACAAAAGGTAACTTTATTACCTAATACAATCTCTTGCCTGCTTGTAAGATAAATGCAAAAATATATCAACGATATAACACAAATTACCTCCTGTCGGTCATTCGCCGGCATATTTCCGCCCGTTCTTCGGTCGTTATGGGACCCCATAACTCCCTCATCACAAGCGAAAATCTGCTCGCCGACTGACCGCCCTGACGGTAACATTTATTATTAAACAAGCTCTTAATGTGGAGATGTACGGGTATGTCAGAGGTATTGTACCGTATCTCCATATGCAACCGGTTGATTTGTATATGTATGTTGTAAAGAATAATAGACTATTTCCATGATTACATTTCTTTTGTGTCTGTCTGCGTTGATTGGAGCGTATTTTGTTTATGGAAAATATCTTGACCGACAGGCAGGTATTGACAGAGAGAAGCCGACTCCGGCTCGGCGTATGGCCGACGGTGTGGACTATATACGTATGCCACGCTGGCGTACTTTTCTGATTCAGCTCCTCAATATAGCCGGAACCGGACCTATATTCGGTGCCATACTTGGCGCGTGTTTCGGTCCGGTGGCTTTCATCTGGATTACTCTCGGCGGAATATTTTTCGGCGCTATGCACGACTATATGTCGGGGATGATGATTGTAAGAGGGGACGGGCGTAGTCTGCCCGAAATCATAGGAAGGTATCTCGGACCCGGAGTGCGGGATTTCGTGCGCGTATTCTCGATATTCCTGATGGTGCTGGTCGGCGCGGTGTTTCTGCTCAGTCCGGCGCAGTTGTTGGGTACTCTTGTCCCTTCTGTGCCACAGACATGGTGGGTAGGCATAATCCTGGTGTATTATGTAGTGGCTACCATGTTGCCGGTCGATAAGGTGATAGGCAAACTGTATCCTATATTCGGGGCCGCGCTTATAATGATGGCTCTCGGATTGCTCGGTGCTCTGCTTGTAGGGGACTATGGCATACCGGAGATGACCACATTTCACAATTATCAGCTCGATCCGCATGCTTTGCCGATAATCCCGGCTATGTTTATCACAATAGCGTGTGGGGCGATTTCCGGCTTCCATGCTACGCAGTCGCCTATGATGGCGCGCTGTGTTGGGAATGAAAAAGAGTGCAGAATGGTATTTTACGGAGCCATGATTTCCGAGAGTGTCATTGCGCTTATATGGGCGGCAGTGGCAATGGCTTTCTTCGGGGGAGCCGGTTCCCTGAGCCGGATTATGGCGGAGAACGGCAATAATCCGGCTTGGGCGGTCGATGTGACTTCGCGCGGTACACTCGGTGCGATCGGCAGTGTGCTCGCTATGCTCGGTGTAGTGGCTGCGCCCATCACATCGGGTGATACGGCTTTTCGTTCGGCACGCCTGATGATTGCCGATATATTCAATATCGACCAGCGGCCTCTTGTCAGGCGCTTTATGATTTGCCTGCCATTGTTTGCAGTAGGATTCGGCATAACTTTGGTCGACTTCGGTGTATTGTGGCGTTACTTCGCATGGGCCAACCAGACACTCGGCACTATAGTACTGTGGAGTATAGTGGTATGGCTTGCGTCGAGAGGTCGTAATTATGTAGTCGCCATGGTGCCTGCGGTCTGCATGACATATGTCATCACCTCGTTTATGTTTATCGGTGAGCAGTTCTTAGGTATGCAGAACCGGGTGGCGGCTTATGCGCTGGCCGGAGTGGCCACCTTGCTGATTGCCGCGGTGGTGATAAAGCGGATTCTCCCTTATCTGTCGAAAAAACGAGACCTTATAGTTGATTGACAGAGATATATGGTGAAGGTGGCTCAGGATTCTCCCCATCGGTGGCGCAGCGGGTATCTCTCGGGGTGTATTAGCAGGCGCAGTGAGGTCGGATAGGTGAAGTAGGCCCAGATCCAGTTGACAAGCACAGCTACTTTGTTGCGCATGCCAAGAATCGATATTAGATGCACGAACATCCATGCCATCCATGCCGGCCATCCTTTCAGGTGCAAGCGTTTCAAATCGGCTACAGCCCGGCCTCGGCCTATTGTTGCCATAGAGCCTTTGTCGTGGTAGCTGAATGTGCGATGCCAGGAATGTCGGTTGAGGTTGTGGGCAAGTGTGCGGGCTTGCTGTATGGCTACTTGCGCAAGTTGCGGACATCCACGGGGATTGTCGGATGTGGCGTGCAGCGAGATATCACCGATGGCCATTATATCATCGCCAAACCCTATGGCTCGGTTGAATTCGTCGACAAGTATGCGTCCGCCGTGGCCTAAGGAAAATGGGGTGCCGGTAGTATTGAACGTCGCAGCTGTAACTCCGGCTGTCCAGATAACCATTTCGGAATATATTGATTCTCCGTCGGCAAAGGTCAAGGTGTTGTCGCTGTAGCTTTTCATCTGGCGCCCGAGTTGCACGTCGACCATCAGATGGCGCAATGCTTCGAGTGCATATGCCGATGCTTCGTTGCTCATTGTCTGCAACAATCGGTCAGAGCCTTCAGCCAGAGTGATTGTCATTTCGTCGGGGTTGATTGTAGGGTACTCCCTTTTTAAGAGGAAGCGCTTCATCTCTCCAAGCGCGCCGGCAATCTCAACACCTGTAGGGCCGCCTCCGATTACAGTGAAGCTGAGCAGACGCCGGCGCTTGTCGGCATCGTGGCATATGGCGGCCCGCTCAAATCGGTCGAGAATCTCATTGCGGCAACGCAGGGCTTCGGATGTGCGCTTTATCGTGAAAACGTATTTGTCGAGGTCGGCCATGCCAAAGAAGTTGTTGCGTGTGCCGGCTGCAATGACAAGCCTGTCATATGATATAGTCTCGTATTGGGTTGTGACAGTCTTTTTGTCCGTATCGATGCTTTTTACTTCGCCAAAATGGTATTCTGGCAGAGGTTTGAGTTTGCGCATCTCTCTGCGGAACGGGAAAGCTATGCTTGCCGGGTCGAGGCCCGCCGATGCAATCTGATAGAATAGGGGAGGAAAACTATGATAGTTGTTGCTGTCGATA containing:
- a CDS encoding YebC/PmpR family DNA-binding transcriptional regulator, with protein sequence MGRAFEYRKARKLKRWGNMSRTFTRIGKEITIAAKAGGPDPSTNPRLRALMQNAKAANMPKDTVERAIKKATDKDAGDYKEITYEGYGPHGIAIFVEAATDNNTRTVANVRSYFTKHGGSLGTQGSLTFLFDHKSVFKIKPKEGVGLEDLELELIDYGVDELEDIVDDETGDEQVILYGAFEEYANIQKYLEDNGFEIISSEFERIPNDLKDVTPEQRAAIEKLLERIEEDEDVQNVFHNMREEAE
- a CDS encoding TIGR02757 family protein, with the protein product MHNSIDRNMEFDIDDMREFLEREAALINRPEFISDDPVQFPRRFESLADIEIVALLSSAIAWGNRKMICRDADRMLALMEHQPYRYMMERGYEDLDPDMNIHRTFFARNLSNFLSGIRGIYVRHGSLADFARAHRVGEDVAPAWRLVELVNAELDKATDGIHDSRCLPGNLAVTALKRVNMALRWLVRDDGIVDMGVWKGVIDKSRLYIPLDVHVGNTARSLGLLERRGNDRRAVEQLTGVLRTMRPADPVYYDYALFGIGVTGKQLD
- a CDS encoding chitobiase/beta-hexosaminidase C-terminal domain-containing protein, whose protein sequence is MKKVYHKFMSLLVVLVAALQANAGTWSYDWPISATKDKEAGFYNLGSDKTLTTQTRILKEREWTINVPEGCYLGFTTTSGQIVGKVESGVLPVDGFNLVSGSFEGKIKRVSVQSRVVASVAEVTVSVNGKAYTASETPSSIAGDKLVEHTFTSDDIQEGEIKMEFSQTGASKPFYIKKIEVEWEEEAPAFEAPVLSVAAGTYDEAQTVSITAPEGCEIVYTTDGSNPRASETAIIYSAPFTVAETTTVKAVARKEGVYGAVATVQYVIRKDPGISFEKSELTVEWPDDAAGVYLNNPNRVSVSYQCDDNAVAYVDKTGWITTVEKGETTVRAIFTGDDTYYPAEASYRLYVVAKPPMDAPAITPDGGVFDEEVTVTFTATDERARTIWYVIGDAEPEVDQWGLLQEFEINHEPAMTKTFTESTTIWVQAVGDNIWSDVKKATFTVNQKLAAKFTAAQTEVSVASWHFDSEDEMSDWTVTKDTQWTMTASDYSYTVPAFTSVNPSSKYSLYHPYDRNYVSDAAYTPEMVIPENAKVRFWAVFNPVWIYDANLQLIVVEGGSNGTVVWDAFRVSQEAAIDDAKWTQYTVDLSAFAGKTVELAFLYQGTYGEAVMIDDMEIVTANTGDDAVASIVTGEQIDFVDLSRGYPVAWEWSFPGAETETSVEQNPTVVYSNAGSYDVTLTVTNEKGEKNTVTRKNFINVRGIPPTAVIGVPAQAYYSPEAALVVPVGVDLTFTDLTEGKVDSREWKIEGADITTSADKEVTFRYTQAGVYDLDLTVKNSVGESTTYLYQIKAGQEANVWNIAASENPDLTSIALGWYGYYGGTNWLDMPAFAEKFAKPLAPAEISSVNVYFAKATVASADAPVVVSIAKAEDGLPGEVIATSQLKASELVDASETYNDPTVFMFESPVRVETEFFITIGEFPNEDGDDIAMYLARRNMGDRNTAFHQLEVLDDSYRPTGEREWVENTDEGGISFAISPRLTYIGGTSGIDSVDGAYDPEAPAEYYNLQGIRIPSDRVVPGIYVVRQGGTTRKVLVK
- a CDS encoding tetratricopeptide repeat protein; translation: MATTPQQYIQRIDSCIGERRLRDAFVQLRALAALASDWRITEDIDRLEQTYRMMLDYAANGQSDPGRDDLYTSIVAGIRCIADRARYRIERRDSPTMYYSTLRYEALQKGDTMQGLLDRYLSLSDRHSAFNAILGRGEADKKSDARERESLERRIFMRLWVAFPMSAELSSQLKDVFVSAAYSDDFKSLLISSLLLGLLEHYDERRLMLLLDVYASSPSGRLAMQALCGALMAMYICRKSVDVTRLKPRIEALRDTTVWTSDVQKVFMQFIRSRDTDRVSHTINDDLIPRLKKLRPDMLKLDMDASSIDDLQELLSDNPEWNDMLRDSGVADKLKELMKMQEEGADVMMPTFAQLKTFPFFHEPANWFMPFRADHTSITDALGDEAAKIGGLIAAAPFLCDGDKYSFCLALAVAPQAQRRMMLSQINPEVLSELEMRQATLDASGDASARDTAAGKYVQGLYRFFKLFRRKGEFADPFARPLNLLALPLLEKDLHSPETLSAVGEFYFQRGYYEDAAEVLEMRVGSGPVDAQMFQKLGYAYQQTGRLDEALRNYSQAELLNADSLWTRRRLGAVCRLLGRTEEALEHFRIAEKARPDDASIALNIGHCLVELGRHKEALNYFFKAEFMGKKPERAVRPLAWALLLTGDTARAREYYSRLIASLPTYADYLNAGYAAMLDNDMPEAIRLFSMSADSFDGDFTGWLDRFRSSLPSLYPLGFDPLLPPLIVDTLLYRHS
- a CDS encoding aminopeptidase P family protein, whose product is MFSKETYTERRRRLAEKVGGGLILLLGNDESGRNFEDAPYPYRQDSTFLYYFGLPYAGLNAVIDADSGESILFGDELSIDHIVWMGTQPTLHEKAHNVGVEHVMTSDSLRGVLDAARKAGRTIHTLPEYRSEHTLKLWRLLDLKPGDHKASVDLIRAIVDQRNHKSDEEIEEIERACNVTADMHIEAIRCVRPGMYEYEVMAALERVAAANNCTLSFNTICTINGQTLHNPYHGNLIKPGDMVLVDAGAETQMGYAGDMTSTIPADRRFTPRQKAVYDVQVAAHQAAVEMLRPGVPFIDVHNRAAEVVAQGMRELGMLSCSAQDAVESGAYALFFQTGLGHLMGLDDHDMENLGEVWVGYDGKPKSTQFGRKSLRLARPLEPGMVHTIEPGVYFIPELIDLWKKEGRFADQIVYSEVEKWRDWGGVRNEEDFLITDTGARRLGKKIPLTTDEVEAMR